The Janthinobacterium lividum genome has a window encoding:
- a CDS encoding insulinase family protein — MSTFEKVSSNFIPVLQATIEQYVEPATGMRHIHMHTEQAEMVFLVAFPTVPEVSDGRAHILEHLALCGSSRYPVRDPFFSMLRRSTATFMNAMTYPDRTVYPFASTDRKDFFNLLDVYLDAAFFPNLDYLNFRQEGWRHAFEGDKLVYQGIVFNEMKGAFNSPMRALDSGIASALLKGTTYEVESGGDPLVIPELTHAMLKEFHASHYHPSQAVIMTAGNIEASAVQEQVAERVLSKLSGFSERRLPQLAPAWTAPQENIVKIPSQEARDDEFGLQFAWLMGESSDPIAYYHAHLLSHGLLGESSAPVMRAMESAGYGRPSDMNGRDAGIRQMVFHIGMEGLTQEQIADAHQRIWTALEETAEEGIPAAVLHAALRDIKYSQREISSGRMPYGLGRLLHALPLAMYGGDVMDAFDNAAILETLEQQIEDPEFFKQLVRELIANPTRLTTHVVPDSAYFTDRAAQEDAKLAALQAQLTDAEREHIIAESAALEAHQQLPSNSEVLPRIRPGDVSALPRPALPIPPAVDGAVAFSIASNGISYANVLYDVSSLPEASWPWLRLYTDLAPELGVGDMSFDDASAWRQSMVPSFHIGLEAIPRPEQAMRVELSFSASGLREEHAAIAAVLSAWITKPRFDEEERLAFLIESLVQDKLSSLAESGNRYAMLASAAPLSSTRRFDDIVGGPAALPFYRRLQQLSKTSSGLQEIARELDTLHAHIIAQQPTVLCAGLEQDGITLARLLELPAASTQAEAPAVAIAPAALPLANTALHATSQINHCFVSWAVPGVHNPDASALAVAAELMTNQVLHTALREKGGAYGGSASYAAGAGTFYIEFLPRSAPGRHVRRLRHDPGSNPRRRFLAGASGRSHHLRDQGPRQAALAVRGSADGVEHAAAWHDGSRAPAVPHRRAELHPGADQGCHAHLAEKRPAEPRRVCGQHDARPGRAGSGRSAGAGQLRALQRASLPDQPGTAFGSMNISSH, encoded by the coding sequence ATGAGCACATTTGAAAAAGTCAGCAGCAACTTCATTCCAGTCTTGCAGGCAACCATCGAGCAGTATGTCGAGCCAGCAACGGGCATGCGCCATATCCACATGCATACCGAGCAGGCTGAGATGGTGTTCCTGGTGGCCTTTCCCACTGTGCCGGAAGTAAGCGACGGGCGCGCCCACATCCTCGAACATCTGGCCTTGTGCGGCTCGTCCCGCTACCCGGTGCGCGACCCCTTCTTCTCGATGCTGCGCCGCTCGACGGCCACCTTCATGAATGCGATGACCTATCCGGACCGCACCGTGTACCCGTTCGCCAGCACCGACCGCAAGGATTTCTTCAACCTGCTCGACGTGTACCTGGACGCGGCCTTCTTCCCGAACCTCGATTACCTGAACTTCCGCCAGGAAGGCTGGCGTCATGCGTTCGAAGGCGACAAGCTGGTGTACCAGGGCATCGTCTTCAATGAAATGAAGGGCGCTTTCAACAGCCCCATGCGCGCGCTCGACAGCGGCATCGCCAGCGCCTTGCTCAAGGGCACGACGTATGAAGTGGAATCGGGCGGCGATCCGCTGGTGATCCCGGAACTCACGCATGCCATGCTGAAAGAATTCCACGCCAGCCACTATCACCCTTCGCAAGCCGTGATCATGACTGCCGGCAATATCGAAGCATCAGCCGTACAGGAACAAGTCGCCGAACGCGTGTTGTCCAAGCTCAGTGGTTTCTCCGAGCGCCGCTTGCCGCAGCTGGCGCCCGCGTGGACCGCGCCGCAGGAAAACATCGTCAAGATTCCTTCGCAGGAAGCGCGCGACGATGAGTTCGGCCTGCAATTTGCGTGGCTGATGGGCGAGTCGAGCGACCCCATCGCCTATTACCACGCGCATTTGCTGTCGCACGGCTTGCTGGGCGAATCGTCGGCGCCCGTCATGCGCGCCATGGAATCGGCCGGCTATGGCCGCCCATCGGACATGAATGGCCGCGATGCGGGCATCCGCCAGATGGTCTTCCACATCGGCATGGAAGGTTTGACCCAGGAACAGATCGCCGATGCGCACCAGCGCATCTGGACGGCCCTGGAAGAAACGGCGGAAGAGGGCATTCCGGCCGCCGTGCTGCACGCTGCCTTGCGCGACATCAAGTACAGCCAGCGCGAGATCAGCAGCGGCCGCATGCCTTACGGCCTGGGCCGCTTGCTGCACGCCTTGCCGCTGGCCATGTATGGCGGCGACGTCATGGATGCCTTCGACAATGCGGCCATCCTGGAAACGCTGGAACAGCAGATCGAAGATCCGGAATTCTTCAAGCAGCTGGTGCGCGAGCTGATCGCCAATCCAACCCGTTTGACGACGCACGTGGTGCCAGACAGCGCCTACTTCACGGACCGCGCAGCCCAGGAAGACGCCAAGCTGGCGGCCCTGCAAGCGCAGCTGACGGATGCCGAGCGCGAGCACATCATCGCCGAGTCCGCCGCGCTGGAAGCGCATCAGCAATTGCCATCGAATTCAGAAGTCTTGCCGCGCATCCGTCCTGGCGACGTCAGCGCCTTGCCGCGCCCGGCCTTGCCGATTCCACCCGCCGTCGACGGCGCCGTGGCGTTCAGTATCGCCTCGAACGGCATCAGCTATGCCAACGTGCTGTACGACGTGTCGAGCCTGCCGGAAGCGTCGTGGCCCTGGCTGCGTCTGTACACGGACCTGGCACCGGAACTGGGCGTGGGCGACATGTCGTTCGACGACGCCAGCGCCTGGCGCCAGAGCATGGTGCCGTCGTTCCACATCGGCCTGGAAGCCATCCCGCGCCCGGAACAGGCCATGCGCGTGGAACTCTCGTTCTCGGCCAGCGGCTTGCGCGAAGAACACGCGGCCATCGCCGCCGTGCTGTCGGCCTGGATCACCAAGCCCCGCTTCGATGAAGAAGAGCGCCTGGCTTTCCTGATCGAAAGCCTGGTGCAAGACAAATTGAGCAGCCTGGCCGAATCGGGCAACCGCTATGCCATGCTGGCCTCGGCGGCACCGCTGTCGTCCACGCGCCGCTTCGACGACATCGTCGGCGGCCCGGCGGCACTGCCGTTCTACCGCCGCTTGCAGCAGCTGAGCAAGACGTCGTCAGGCTTGCAGGAAATCGCCCGCGAACTCGACACCCTGCACGCGCATATCATCGCCCAGCAGCCGACCGTGCTGTGCGCCGGCCTGGAGCAGGATGGCATCACCCTGGCCCGTTTGCTGGAGTTGCCGGCAGCCAGCACGCAGGCGGAGGCACCGGCCGTTGCCATCGCGCCTGCCGCATTGCCGCTGGCCAACACAGCACTGCATGCGACGAGCCAGATCAACCATTGCTTCGTTTCCTGGGCCGTGCCTGGCGTGCACAATCCGGACGCTTCCGCCCTGGCTGTCGCCGCTGAACTGATGACCAATCAGGTGCTGCATACGGCCCTGCGCGAAAAAGGCGGCGCGTATGGCGGCAGCGCCAGCTATGCGGCCGGCGCCGGCACGTTTTACATTGAGTTCCTACCGCGATCCGCGCCTGGCCGGCACGTTCGCCGACTTCGGCACGACCCTGGATCAAATCCTCGACGGCGATTTCTCGCAGGAGCAAGTGGAAGAAGCCATCATCTGCGTGATCAAGGGCCTCGACAAGCCGCACTCGCCGTACGCGGAAGCGCTGACGGCGTGGAACATGCAGCAGCGTGGCACGACGGAAGCCGTGCGCCAGCAGTTCCGCACCGGCGTGCTGAACTGCACCCTGGCGCAGATCAAGGCTGTCACGCGCACCTGGCTGAAAAACGGCCAGCCGAGCCGCGCCGCGTTTGCGGGCAACACGACGCAAGACCTGGCCGGGCTGGAAGTGGTCGATCTGCTGGCGCTGGCCAGCTAAGAGCGTTACAACGAGCGTCGCTGCCTGATCAACCAGGTACGGCGTTCGGCTCCATGAACATCAGCTCCCATTGA
- a CDS encoding ATP-binding protein, with product MSRLSFRQLLFAAFILTTGILTATSVQALLTLEHLARLGRETAAQAIALTEQSQRLSERTLAMERSARQFLVLDDPVFRERYAAARDEATAALQVLNRATPEFAPQLADEWTVQAQSAWEVLQAGKRRKRDGHAVVYRAFARMAQINDSLARESKTEIGSRNDALLAELERQRRVLGVLVGGAVLLAAVLATCFGFLLSRPLRRIETAIERLGEKRYDQPIVVGGPADTRRLGQQLDWLRQRLADLDADKERFLRHISHELKTPLAALREGVALLEDEVAGKLSDGQREIAGILQQNTASLQTQIEDLLRYNTAAFDAQHLARSKVDLLVLLQDVVAGQRLQWLARRLTVEVQGESLIVQADRDKLATALANLLSNAVRFSPEGGTVRFILFSEDGRVRIDCIDEGAGVAPEDAARIFEPFYQGVRQAAGARNGNGIGLSIVREYIAAHDGSVTLLPRQAGAHFRIELPL from the coding sequence TTGTCCCGACTTTCCTTTCGCCAACTGTTATTTGCCGCCTTCATTTTGACGACGGGCATTTTGACGGCCACTTCCGTGCAAGCCCTGCTGACCCTGGAGCACCTGGCGCGGCTGGGGCGTGAGACGGCGGCGCAGGCGATTGCCCTGACGGAACAGTCACAGCGCCTGTCCGAGCGCACCTTGGCCATGGAGCGCAGCGCGCGCCAATTTCTCGTGCTCGATGATCCCGTGTTTCGCGAGCGCTACGCGGCGGCCCGCGATGAAGCAACGGCGGCGCTGCAAGTGCTGAACCGGGCCACGCCCGAGTTCGCTCCTCAACTGGCCGACGAATGGACGGTGCAGGCGCAATCGGCCTGGGAAGTCTTGCAAGCAGGTAAGCGCCGCAAGCGCGATGGCCACGCCGTCGTGTACCGCGCGTTCGCCCGCATGGCGCAGATCAATGACAGCCTGGCGCGTGAAAGCAAGACGGAAATCGGCAGCCGCAACGACGCCCTGCTGGCCGAGCTGGAACGCCAGCGTCGCGTGCTGGGCGTGCTGGTGGGCGGCGCCGTGCTGCTGGCGGCCGTGCTGGCCACCTGCTTTGGCTTTCTATTGTCGCGTCCGCTGCGCCGCATCGAGACGGCCATCGAGCGCCTTGGCGAGAAGCGCTACGACCAGCCTATCGTCGTTGGCGGCCCGGCCGACACGCGCCGCCTGGGCCAGCAGCTCGACTGGCTGCGCCAGCGCTTGGCGGACCTCGATGCCGACAAGGAACGCTTCCTGCGCCACATCTCGCACGAACTGAAGACGCCGCTGGCGGCCCTGCGCGAAGGCGTGGCCTTGTTGGAAGACGAGGTAGCGGGCAAGCTCAGCGACGGCCAGCGCGAAATCGCCGGCATCCTGCAGCAAAATACGGCATCCCTGCAAACCCAGATCGAGGATTTGCTGCGCTACAATACCGCCGCTTTTGACGCCCAGCACTTGGCGCGCAGCAAGGTCGATTTGCTGGTCTTGCTGCAAGATGTGGTGGCCGGGCAGCGCCTGCAATGGCTGGCGCGCCGTTTGACGGTCGAGGTGCAGGGTGAGTCGCTGATCGTGCAGGCCGACCGCGACAAGCTGGCGACGGCCCTGGCAAACCTGTTGTCGAATGCCGTGCGCTTCAGCCCGGAAGGCGGTACCGTGCGCTTCATCTTGTTTAGCGAAGACGGCCGTGTGCGCATCGATTGCATCGACGAAGGTGCGGGCGTGGCGCCCGAGGATGCCGCGCGTATTTTTGAACCGTTTTACCAGGGAGTGCGCCAGGCGGCCGGTGCGCGCAACGGCAATGGTATCGGCCTGTCCATCGTGCGCGAATATATCGCCGCCCACGATGGCAGCGTCACTCTTTTACCGCGCCAGGCCGGCGCACATTTTCGGATAGAACTGCCCTTATGA
- a CDS encoding VOC family protein yields the protein MARKIFVNLPVQSLERSVTFFTALGFSFNAHFTDETATCMIVADDIFVMLLTHDKFKQFTPKQLCDTKVATEVLVCLSAESRGEVDELVAKAVQAGGSIYKEPMDFGFMYGHSFQDPDGHQWELMFMEPNAVPG from the coding sequence ATGGCCCGCAAAATCTTTGTCAATCTGCCCGTGCAGTCGCTCGAGCGTTCCGTGACGTTTTTCACGGCGCTGGGCTTCAGTTTCAATGCCCATTTCACGGATGAAACGGCGACTTGCATGATCGTCGCCGACGACATCTTCGTCATGCTATTGACGCACGACAAATTCAAACAATTCACGCCCAAGCAGTTGTGCGATACCAAGGTGGCGACGGAAGTGCTGGTGTGCCTGTCGGCCGAGAGTCGCGGCGAAGTCGATGAGCTGGTGGCGAAGGCCGTCCAGGCGGGCGGCAGCATCTACAAGGAGCCGATGGATTTCGGCTTCATGTATGGCCACAGTTTCCAGGATCCCGATGGTCATCAATGGGAGCTGATGTTCATGGAGCCGAACGCCGTACCTGGTTGA
- a CDS encoding AraC family transcriptional regulator, translated as MAGHDREAAGWTRRQLDPGMGECRADQRQVDQGLLLVHSDYRPRLALVEQSKHDDAGGLVITIGLEGASAYSTRDGEQLRFRGGHTTMTVFRHTSGERRFEAGQRAAQLRVLVDEDALARYWPEGLTALLPNGGARQLAHAATTPAATLHARALLRATDPLAVHIGVLSLLAEQLRGLRPASALVPRWSEAEIVKLERVHALMQEQMAQALTLDYLCVQVGLSLFKLKQGWKYRYGDSPQRTLLALRMQRARLLLENGCQVAQAGWQTGYRHPANFSAAFSRYFGYAPKTVTRAKG; from the coding sequence ATGGCAGGACATGACAGGGAAGCGGCAGGCTGGACGCGGCGCCAGCTGGACCCGGGGATGGGCGAGTGCCGCGCCGACCAGCGTCAGGTCGACCAGGGCTTGCTGCTTGTGCATTCCGATTACCGTCCGCGGCTTGCGCTCGTCGAGCAGTCGAAGCATGACGATGCGGGCGGCCTGGTCATTACCATCGGCCTGGAAGGCGCGTCCGCTTACAGCACGCGCGATGGTGAGCAATTGCGTTTCCGGGGCGGCCATACGACCATGACGGTGTTTCGCCATACGAGCGGCGAACGCCGTTTCGAGGCTGGCCAGCGGGCGGCGCAGCTGCGCGTGCTGGTCGACGAAGATGCGCTGGCGCGCTACTGGCCGGAGGGCTTGACTGCATTGCTGCCCAACGGTGGCGCGCGCCAGCTGGCGCATGCCGCCACCACACCCGCCGCCACCCTGCACGCCCGGGCGCTGCTGCGCGCGACGGACCCGCTGGCCGTGCATATTGGCGTGCTCAGTCTGCTGGCGGAACAGTTGCGGGGACTGCGGCCCGCGTCCGCGCTGGTGCCGCGCTGGTCCGAGGCTGAGATTGTCAAACTGGAGCGTGTCCACGCGCTGATGCAGGAGCAGATGGCGCAGGCACTCACGCTCGATTACCTGTGTGTGCAAGTGGGTTTGAGTTTGTTCAAACTCAAGCAGGGGTGGAAGTACCGCTATGGCGACAGCCCCCAGCGCACCCTGCTGGCGCTGCGCATGCAGCGGGCCAGGTTGCTATTGGAAAATGGTTGCCAGGTGGCGCAGGCGGGCTGGCAAACGGGCTACCGCCACCCGGCCAATTTCAGTGCCGCGTTCAGCCGCTACTTCGGCTACGCACCGAAGACCGTGACGCGCGCGAAGGGCTGA
- a CDS encoding TonB-dependent receptor produces MRPHYFLPALLFSLHCTVRADESAMPMVTVSASKQAQLLDRVPASVTVLDEEDLHAAGARGLEDVGRLTPGLSFQPFGQAGVLSPVMRGMTANFFSFSSATLLLNDGVPVLMAQGFDDNLLGMDRVEVLRGPQGTLYGRNAEAGVINIYSKIPGNAPRSSVEVEAGSRNKRALRVDLGRALVADRLYASISGEKRRQDGFIANGNTGRVEDGRDSENLKLALRWTPDALTDAIVRYRHFSYDDGAALWAAPTAARATVQSGTPSWNHMQGSSVSLDVARQLARGIKLRAITARSDVFDKAQQDTDFRPADLLHIARDHHFRTTSQEVRLEGLLGTAQWLAGLYGDRDDHDLLNEQKLPMGLSRSAAKLGGNSTAVFTDWTVPLGGAWSINGGARYERDKVRYSTPAGVRQDSAWSRLTPKLALQYQAGQALLLYASASEGFRAGGYNVFAPSSRYTAFSPETVRALELGAKGWLAGKRLRYAAAVYRMQVDDMQVQQMPSPGLVYLTNAASARSTGVEAELDYLFGGGWQLQAALALNRTRFGRFRDGANNYDGQHNPFAPDRSGQVALRYDAGGGWHGQAALSGTGAIFLDAANRYRRNGYGLLNLNAGYRTSTWDVSAYVNNLADRRYDAVGYQNGIVTVVSPPREAGLRLRWSR; encoded by the coding sequence TTGCGGCCCCATTATTTCCTGCCTGCCTTGCTGTTTTCGCTGCACTGCACCGTGCGGGCCGACGAGAGTGCCATGCCCATGGTGACCGTGAGCGCCAGCAAGCAGGCGCAACTGCTCGACCGGGTGCCAGCAAGCGTGACGGTACTCGACGAAGAGGACCTGCACGCGGCTGGCGCGCGGGGACTGGAAGACGTGGGACGGCTGACGCCGGGGCTGTCCTTCCAGCCCTTCGGCCAGGCTGGCGTGCTGTCGCCCGTGATGCGCGGCATGACGGCGAATTTCTTTTCCTTTTCCAGCGCCACTTTGCTGCTCAACGATGGTGTGCCCGTGCTGATGGCGCAGGGTTTCGACGACAACCTGCTGGGCATGGACAGGGTAGAAGTGCTGCGCGGCCCGCAAGGCACCTTGTACGGCCGCAATGCGGAAGCGGGGGTGATCAATATTTACTCGAAAATACCCGGCAATGCCCCGCGCAGCAGCGTGGAAGTGGAGGCGGGCAGCCGCAACAAACGCGCCCTGCGCGTCGACCTTGGCCGCGCCCTGGTCGCCGACCGCCTGTATGCCAGCATCAGTGGAGAAAAACGCCGCCAGGATGGCTTCATCGCGAATGGCAACACAGGCCGCGTGGAAGACGGGCGCGACAGCGAAAACCTCAAGCTGGCCCTGCGCTGGACGCCCGATGCACTGACGGACGCCATCGTGCGCTACCGGCATTTTTCCTACGATGATGGCGCCGCGCTCTGGGCGGCGCCCACGGCCGCGCGCGCCACGGTGCAATCGGGCACGCCCAGCTGGAACCATATGCAGGGCAGCAGCGTCTCGCTCGACGTGGCGCGGCAACTGGCGCGCGGCATCAAGCTGCGGGCCATCACGGCACGCAGCGATGTGTTCGACAAGGCGCAGCAAGATACGGATTTCCGCCCGGCCGACCTGCTGCACATCGCCCGCGACCACCATTTCCGCACCACCTCGCAGGAAGTGCGCCTGGAAGGGCTGCTGGGCACCGCGCAATGGCTGGCGGGCCTGTATGGCGACCGCGACGACCATGACTTGCTGAACGAACAGAAGTTGCCCATGGGCCTGAGCCGCAGCGCAGCCAAACTGGGCGGCAATTCGACGGCGGTGTTCACGGACTGGACCGTGCCCCTGGGCGGCGCCTGGAGCATCAACGGCGGCGCGCGCTACGAGCGCGACAAAGTGCGCTACAGCACGCCTGCGGGCGTGCGCCAGGACAGCGCCTGGAGCCGGCTGACGCCCAAGCTGGCCCTGCAATATCAAGCGGGACAGGCGCTGCTCCTGTATGCCAGCGCCAGCGAGGGCTTTCGCGCGGGCGGCTACAACGTCTTCGCGCCCTCGTCGCGCTACACGGCGTTCTCTCCGGAAACCGTGCGCGCGCTGGAACTGGGCGCGAAAGGCTGGCTTGCCGGCAAACGCCTGCGCTATGCGGCCGCCGTCTACCGCATGCAGGTGGACGACATGCAGGTGCAGCAAATGCCCAGCCCCGGCCTGGTCTACCTGACGAACGCGGCCAGCGCCCGCTCCACGGGCGTCGAAGCGGAGCTCGACTACCTGTTCGGCGGCGGCTGGCAACTGCAGGCGGCACTGGCACTCAATCGCACGCGCTTCGGGCGCTTCCGCGATGGCGCCAACAACTATGACGGGCAGCACAACCCGTTCGCGCCCGACCGCAGCGGCCAGGTCGCCTTGCGCTACGACGCGGGTGGCGGCTGGCATGGACAGGCAGCGCTCAGCGGCACGGGCGCCATCTTTCTCGATGCGGCCAATCGCTACCGGCGTAACGGCTATGGCTTGCTCAACCTCAATGCCGGCTACCGCACAAGTACCTGGGATGTGAGCGCCTATGTCAACAACCTGGCGGATCGCCGCTACGACGCGGTGGGCTACCAGAACGGCATCGTCACCGTCGTCAGCCCGCCCCGCGAAGCGGGCCTGCGCCTGCGCTGGTCACGCTAA